A stretch of Arctopsyche grandis isolate Sample6627 chromosome 9, ASM5162203v2, whole genome shotgun sequence DNA encodes these proteins:
- the LOC143917295 gene encoding uncharacterized protein LOC143917295, with translation METEWQFPKHTAKNVKDVAPEFKIQEKNKFEGLLEVSDVPRSGGRIPPIIMTATGTHGSMIESIKKFIKDFTMTYIGQNNVKIQCKSLEDFKKLRDGLTPDRQFHTFSRKEEKEIKSVVRGLPKLPEADIKDDIIRQGFPVTKVIQMKTKEPRSNATELYLVFFEPSVSAKKIKEIRYICYTKVSVVKYTSKSQNITQCFRCQEYGHAAKNCNRQAKCVKCAGTHLTAQCNQGIVTPAVCSGCSGSHPANFKDCPKRQSYLKMLESRKNRASIVKANPWKLPVAQPQNIPVVNDHNFPKLPTIKTPSPNIPNIPKKPHQPTNPNIQPTTDLTSMASMTKMLKILQEIRAKASGCTDKLELALMLVEYLDVFD, from the coding sequence atggagaccgagtggcagtttccaaaacatacggcaaagaacgtgaaagatgttgctcctgaatttaaaattcaggagaaaaacaaatttgaagggctcttggaagtttccgatgtccccagaagcggtggaagaatcccgcccatcatcatgacagctactggcactcacggcagcatgatcgagtcgatcaagaagtttataaaagacttcacaatgacttacattggtcaaaataatgtcaagatacaatgtaaaagtcttgaagactttaaaaaacttcgggatggattgacaccagaccgacaattccataccttttccaggaaggaggaaaaggaaataaaaagtgtcgtacgtggcttgccgaaattgccggaagctgatattaaagatgacatcatcagacagggattccctgtaaccaaagtcatacagatgaagacgaaggagcctaggagcaacgccaccgagctatacttggtgttcttcgagccatcggtatcggcaaagaagattaaagaaatccggtacatctgttacacaaaggtcagtgtcgttaaatatactagtaaatcacaaaatattactcaatgtttcagatgccaagaatatggacacgctgcgaaaaactgcaatcggcaggccaagtgcgtcaaatgtgccggcactcacctcacagcacaatgcaatcaaggaatagttacccctgctgtctgctcaggctgttcaggatctcaccccgctaacttcaaagactgtccaaaaagacagagctatctgaaaatgctggaatcgaggaagaatcgagcatcaattgtcaaagccaacccttggaaactcccagtggcgcagccacaaaatatcccggtcgttaacgatcataacttcccaaagctaccgaccattaaaactccttcaccaaatatcccaaatatccctaaaaaaccccaccaaccaaccaatcccaacattcaaccaacaacagacctaacttccatggcgtctatgacgaagatgttgaagatcctccaggagattcgtgccaaggccagcggttgcaccgacaaactagagctggcactcatgcttgtcgaatatctcgatgtctttgattaa
- the LOC143916931 gene encoding uncharacterized protein LOC143916931, whose translation MSSAENEEIEASTSKSHKGRNPTRDVEPIRDRSSSRIHQTRSQTQSIEILAKENKVEVIMTSIELRYSGAVQRLKGKIDKSSELDEGQYQTIKEAYDYVRKLHYEYLDNLTDIPKAAKIDEEYDAITITVKNLKAALDCQSFQDSKLKVEQATIKFARDKLPTLTIPTFQGDPSEWQSFQQAFKNIIGNKTEYSNVTKLQYLHQSLIGPALAAVSGLDISSDNYEIAWSILDKQYNLPRLNLKTRINSLCDLKLITRESHIELRNLLNQVTVCIKNIESLGYAREILDPWVTCLVLRKLPFNIVRDWEISLVSREMPPYESLETFLQNRCNVLQSTASVTTVKEFPHSRQRIMRTHVANKNPSSKVNACAFCRNNHFIGKCDKFKAKSSMERNEFVKSNNMCFKCLNSSHKITNCKSNYNCLRCKQNHHTLLHQDDTFSSNNTGRKSINAHSTHFSQREIILPTVQVDIITSNGTVVKGRTLLDSGSQVNYVTTSFAKKNNFKLEKISQKIVGIANQESSIRHITKVTIRSSTTNYSTKVLCLVLPEITGEIPTVKLDQQLISIPAGIKLSDPLWNKPTPIDFLLGAEICVHAMKAGTIQLGKGMPILKDTEFGWTIVGPYPEVNNAPGKSHIGLSQLDSHIQNFWMIDQVPMVKHQSLEEKRCEEHFQAHTSRDKNGRFCVALPYKNSPVVLGSSLHIAEKRHKTLERRFLANNNLKMEYNKVLEEYINLGHMSECEPPEAHEVHCYLPHHVVVKESSLTTKYRVVFDASAKTTSNISLNNILMVGPSVQSDLLSLLLNFRLHKYVITADIKQMYRQIQIAEKNKNVQRIIWRTDPQSKFKHYKLNTVTFGTASAPFLATRCLNQLAEENRNKYPIASKVIERDFYVDDLLTGTNTIEAGKLLKVQLETILLSAGMPLSKWTSNNSDIITDVKADDCSDFNFSNESHKTLGLFWKPREDVFVFKVQTEVETENITKRNFLSVISQIFDPLGLLSPLLINYKILMQSVWQQTIGWDEFIPQTIFKKWKDCQLSNTVMKLYKIPRLIILNNVINIQAHGFCDASEKAYGACIYVKCTDQLGNSKCHLVCSRSRVAPLSFVTIPRLELCSAMLLSKLMKSTIDQLTIHINEKYYWTDSTVALHWIRGESCKWTTFVANRVAEIQSISQPIEWYHVSSTDNPADLISRGTQPSELNHNSLWWDGPSWLKLDESRWPRRPPEITIDLPERRVVTNATLVRENNWIDKHSHLPRLLRVLSYVRRPLRNKQLNVKENNEPSALELKDALNNLIRLSQMESFPLEYRLLSKGHPIPSSSKLAKLSPLFHENLICVGSRLPLGTTLSTSPIILSNKHKLTHMIVRDAHLKYIHLGTQALLSLLRQTYWPLAGHNTVKGVVRSCVICFRNKPLSHNRLMGLLPLERTTANFPFSHVGIDFAGPFPVKSGCNKNSKIIKGYVCVFVCFSSKAVHLELVGDLTSSNFLNCLRRFVARRGRPNTIYSDNATNFVGASRELVNLVKLIYERPHEEKLLRYVASEGIRWKFNPPRAPHMGGLWEAAVKSMKIHLNKVLKATTLNFESFCTVLTQIEACMNSRPLSPLSSDPLDLLPLTPGHFLIGRSLLALPMELRHKWKKDSSNNLSVGQMVLLKEEHMLPTRWVLGRVTKLYPGPDGRVRVVDVFTASGEFRRSSHLVAPLPILPQGPLDRKEDQQEGGETAASIPSTSVA comes from the exons atgtcaagtgctgaaaacgaggaaatagaagcttcgacttccaagtcgcataaaggtcgaaatccaactagggacgtagaacctattagagacaggtcaagctctagaatacatcagactcgaagtcagactcaatcgatagaaatattagcgaaggaaaataaagtagaagttataatgacgtcaatagaattaaggtattcaggcgcggtacaaagactaaaaggaaaaatagataaatcctccgaattagatgaaggacagtatcaaaccattaaagaagcatacgattatgtccgaaaactccattacgaatatttagataaccttacagacataccgaaagcggccaaaatagacgaagagtacgatgcaattacaataacagttaaaaatcttaaagcagcattagattgccaatcctttcaagatagtaaactaaaggtagagcaagcaacaattaaatttgctagagataagttaccgacgttaaccattcccacatttcagggagatccatctgaatggcaatcgtttcaacaagcttttaagaatataataggaaacaaaacggaatattcgaatgtcacgaaattgcaatatttgcatcaatccttaatcggtcccgctttggcagctgtatcaggtttagatattagctcagacaattacgaaatagcttggagtattttagacaagcaatataatttaccaagacttaatctcaaaactaggattaattcactttgtgacttaaaattaatcacaagagaatcacatatcgaattgagaaatctattgaatcaggtaacagtgtgtattaaaaacattgaatcgttgggttacgcgagagaaattttagatccatgggtaacatgtttagttctaaggaaattaccttttaatatagtaagagactgggaaatatcgctggttagcagagaaatgccaccatatgaaagtttagagacattcttgcagaatagatgtaatgtattacaatctactgcatctgtaactacggtgaaggaattccctcatagtcgtcaaagaatcatgagaactcatgtcgcgaacaaaaacccatcaagtaaggtaaacgcatgcgcattctgtcgaaataatcatttcataggcaaatgtgataaattcaaagcaaaatccagtatggaaagaaatgaattcgttaaatctaataacatgtgttttaaatgtttaaattcatcgcataagataacaaattgcaagtctaactataattgcttaaggtgcaaacaaaaccatcacactttgttgcatcaggacgatacatttagttccaataatacgggaaggaagtcaattaatgctcattctactcatttctctcaaagggagataattttaccgacggtacaagtagacattataacgtccaatggaacggtcgttaagggtcgcacattattagattccggctcacaagtcaactatgttaccacatctttcgctaagaagaataacttcaagttagagaaaatctctcaaaaaattgtaggtatcgctaatcaagaaagtagcattcgtcacatcaccaaggtgaccataaggtcttcaaccactaattactcaaccaaagtgttgtgtttggtattaccagaaattactggcgaaattccaactgtgaaactggatcaacagttaatttcaataccagcgggaatcaagttatcagatcccctttggaataaaccgacgccaatcgatttcttgctcggcgccgagatttgcgttcatgctatgaaagcaggaaccatccagttaggaaaaggtatgcctatcttaaaggataccgaattcggatggacaatagttggtccatatcccgaagtaaataatgctccagggaagagccacataggcttaagtcaattagacagtcacattcaaaacttttggatgatcgaccaggttcctatggtaaaacatcaatctcttgaggagaaaagatgtgaggaacatttccaagcacacacatcacgagataaaaacggtagattttgtgtagctttaccatataaaaattccccggtagtattaggaagttcattacacattgcggagaaaagacacaaaactttggaaagacgttttttagccaataataatttaaaaatggaatacaataaagttttagaagagtacataaatttaggacatatgtcagagtgtgaacctccggaggcacatgaggttcattgttatttacctcatcacgtcgtggttaaggagtctagccttaccactaaatatcgtgtagtttttgatgcgtccgcaaagacaacgtctaatatctcactaaataatattttgatggtgggacctagtgtccaatcagatttgttaagtttactactcaactttcgactccataaatacgtgattactgcggatattaagcagatgtaccgacagattcaaatagcagagaaaaataaaaatgtacaacgaatcatttggcgaacagatccccagagtaaattcaagcattacaagcttaatacagtaacattcggaactgcttcagccccatttttagctactagatgtctaaatcagttagcagaggagaatagaaacaaatatcccatcgctagtaaagtgatcgaacgtgatttttatgttgatgatttgctcacgggaactaatactattgaagctggtaaattattaaaggttcaactggaaaccatattattatcagccggtatgcccttaagcaaatggacatcgaacaactccgatataatcacggatgttaaagctgacgattgttcagattttaacttctctaacgaatcacacaaaactttaggtttattttggaaaccgcgggaagacgtttttgtatttaaggttcaaaccgaagtcgagactgaaaatataacaaaaagaaactttttatcagtaattagtcagatcttcgacccattaggactattatctccattgttaattaattataagatattaatgcaatctgtctggcaacaaaccattggttgggatgaattcattcctcagacaatcttcaaaaaatggaaagattgtcaattatccaatacagtcatgaaactttataaaattcctagattgataatactaaataatgtcattaatatacaggcacacggattttgtgacgcatccgagaaagcttatggtgcttgtatttatgtaaaatgtactgatcaattgggaaattccaaatgtcatcttgtgtgttctcgttcgagagtcgctccgctcagttttgtaactattccgcgtttagagctgtgctccgctatgttattatcaaagttaatgaagtcaacaatagaccaattaacaattcatattaatgaaaaatattattggacggattcaaccgtcgcattgcattggattagaggagagtcatgtaaatggaccaccttcgttgccaatcgagtggccgaaatccaatcaatatctcaacccattgagtggtaccatgtctcctctacagacaatccagcagatttaatttctcgagggactcaaccatcagaattaaatcataattcgttatggtgggacggccctagttggttgaaattagacgaatcacgatggcctcgaagacctcctgagatcacaatagatcttccagagagaagggtagtcactaacgctacccttgtgagggaaaataattggatagataaacattctcatcttccaagactccttcgagttttatcatatgttcgtcggccactaaggaataaacaattaaacgttaaagaaaataacgaaccgtccgctttagaattaaaagatgctttaaataatttgataaggttatcgcaaatggaatcatttccattggaatatcgtttgctgagcaagggacatccaattcccagtagcagtaaattagctaaattgtcccctctattccacgagaatttaatttgtgttggaagtagacttcctctgggaacaactctatcaacgtcacccattatcttgtcaaataagcataaacttacacacatgattgtccgagatgcgcacttgaaatatattcacttgggtactcaagccttactgtcgttattgcggcagacctattggccattggccggacataatactgtcaaaggagtggtgcgttcatgtgtcatttgtttcagaaataaaccactgtcacacaatagattaatgggattactcccgcttgaacgtaccactgcgaattttcctttcagtcatgtggggatagatttcgcaggaccttttcctgtgaagagtggttgcaataagaattctaagataattaagggttacgtttgtgtctttgtgtgtttttccagtaaggcagttcacttggaacttgtcggagacttaacgagttcaaatttcttaaattgtttaagaagattcgtagccagacgtggcaggcccaatacgatatattccgacaatgctactaattttgtcggtgcaagtcgtgaactcgttaatttagtaaaattaatttacgaacgtcctcatgaggagaagctactacggtatgtagcctccgaagggattcgttggaagtttaacccgccaagggcgcctcacatgggagggctgtgggaagcagcggttaaatccatgaagattcatttaaacaaggtgttaaaggccaccaccttaaatttcgaatcattttgtacggtattgactcaaatagaagcttgcatgaattcccgtcctcttagtcccttgtcttcggatccactagaccttttacccctcacacctggacatttcttaattggcagatccttactcgctcttccaatggag ttacgacacaaatggaagaaggactcgagcaacaatctgagtgtgggtcaaatggtcctgttaaaggaggaacacatgctgccaacccgatgggtcttgggtcgagtcactaaattgtatcccggaccagatggcagagttcgagtcgtcgacgtctttactgccagcggagagtttcgtcggtccagtcatctagtggcgccattgccgattctaccacaaggaccacttgacaggaaggaagatcagcaagagggaggagaaacagcagcttcaattccgtcaacttcggtagcttag